The following coding sequences are from one Lolium rigidum isolate FL_2022 chromosome 6, APGP_CSIRO_Lrig_0.1, whole genome shotgun sequence window:
- the LOC124668069 gene encoding UDP-glycosyltransferase 73C5-like, translating to MAASTELHFLLVPLVAQGHIIPMVDLARILAARGPRVTIVTTPVNAARNRAAVESANRAGLAVQLVELPFPGPQLGLPEGLEAMDQVAKDPITFFHALWKMAEPLDEYVRALPRRPDCLIADACNPWTAGVCELFGIPRIVMHCPSAYYLLAVHNLSAHGVYDRVGDDDMATFEVPDFPVRAVGNKVTFRGFFQYPGVEKEQRDVIDAEATADGLLINTFRGVEDVFVDAYAAALGRKTWAVGPTCASLMTMDDDAKAGRGNRADVDAGHIVSWLDARRPASVLYISFGSIARLPAKQLAELARGLENSGRPFVWAIKEAKADAAVRTLLDDEGFEERVKDRGLLVRGWAPQVTILSHPAVGGFLTHCGWNATLEAISYGVPALTWPSFADQFSSERLLVDVLGVGVRSGVKVPAMYVPKEAEGVQVASGDVEKVIAELMDDVPEGAARRHRAKKLAADARAAMEEGGSSYSALTDMICYVSELSRKRSLTSSTALHICLPRRQSS from the coding sequence ATGGCGGCGTCGACGGAGCTACACTTCTTGCTGGTGCCGCTGGTGGCGCAGGGCCACATCATCCCCATGGTGGACCTGGCGCGCATCCTCGCCGCGCGCGGGCCGCGGGTCACTATCGTCACCACGCCCGTCAACGCCGCGCGCAACAGGGCCGCCGTGGAGTCTGCCAACAGGGCGGGCCTCGCTGTCCAGCTCGTCGAGCTCCCGTTCCCTGGCCCGCAGCTCGGGCTCCCGGAGGGACTGGAAGCCATGGACCAGGTCGCCAAGGACCCTATCACCTTCTTCCACGCCCTCTGGAAGATGGCCGAGCCGCTGGATGAGTACGTCCGGGCGCTGCCCCGCCGGCCGGACTGCCTCATCGCCGACGCGTGCAACCCGTGGACGGCGGGGGTGTGTGAACTTTTCGGCATCCCAAGGATTGTGATGCACTGCCCCTCCGCGTACTATCTCCTCGCCGTGCACAACCTGTCCGCGCACGGCGTATACGACCGTGTCGGCGACGACGATATGGCGACGTTCGAGGTGCCGGACTTCCCGGTGCGCGCCGTAGGGAACAAGGTCACCTTCCGGGGCTTCTTCCAGTACCCCGGCGTCGAGAAGGAGCAGCGCGACGTGATCGACGCCGAGGCCACCGCCGACGGCCTGCTCATCAACACGTTCCGGGGcgtcgaggacgttttcgtcgaCGCGTACGCCGCGGCTCTCGGCCGGAAGACGTGGGCAGTCGGGCCGACATGCGCCTCCTTGATGACGATGGACGACGACGCCAAGGCCGGCCGCGGCAACCGCGCCGACGTCGACGCCGGCCATATCGTCTCGTGGCTCGACGCCCGGCGGCCGGCGTCCGTGCTGTACATCAGCTTCGGCAGCATCGCGCGGCTGCCGGCGAAGCAGCTCGCTGAGCTCGCACGAGGACTCGAGAATTCAGGGCGGCCGTTCGTGTGGGCAATCAAGGAGGCCAAGGCCGACGCCGCCGTGAGGACGCTGCTCGACGACGAAGGGTTCGAGGAGCGCGTCAAGGACAGGGGCCTCCTGGTGCGCGGGTGGGCGCCGCAGGTGACCATCCTCTCGCACCCGGCAGTGGGCGGCTTCCTCACGCACTGCGGCTGGAACGCAACGCTGGAAGCCATCTCCTACGGCGTGCCGGCACTGACGTGGCCCAGCTTCGCCGACCAGTTCTCCAGCGAGCGGCTGCTCGTGGATGTGCTCGGCGTCGGCGTCAGGTCCGGCGTCAAGGTACCCGCCATGTACGTCCCCAAGGAGGCCGAGGGCGTTCAGGTGGCGAGTGGCGACGTGGAGAAAGTGATCGCGGAGCTGATGGACGACGTGCCAGAGGGGGCGGCCAGGAGGCACAGGGCCAAGAAGCTCGCCGCCGACGCGAGAGCGGCCATGGAGGAAGGCGGGTCGTCCTACTCTGCCCTGACGGACATGATCTGCTACGTGTCGGAGCTGTCGAGGAAGAGAAGCCTCACAAGCTCGACGGCCCTGCATATATGCCTTCCGCGGCGGCAGAGCTCGTAA